The following are encoded in a window of Hydrogenimonas thermophila genomic DNA:
- a CDS encoding GGDEF domain-containing protein yields the protein MDTNRKLFLFTTTLLLLFSIAIMINAGINFRQYAYKNAIEKSKMTAEIVRDGLTAHMINGIMDKRAFFLRSIANTKDVKNLWIIRAKSVIDQFGEGLSNEHPRDEIDRKVLKTGEAVRKIFETTDVAILRVTIPYKASAYSEPNCLECHNVKEGETLGAISLEFDISDVRKEGIFTLLKIAAITLVFILIAMLAVKILFRPYLEFFNNLQESLKRARNGDFSLKVTTNIQTKDIRLVADLYNQLIEKFQNTIGTIEQKLAILLKNSQTNCSDPLEKSSNTIDMLSKIHHFKNTIELDKSLPQIYNRIAHIIRQIMETENFIIYNVESKDNTREIAYSNLDKPVCEVSTFKNASKCRAFRTMNIVLSDQFPELCPYFCGDFKYYHCIPYQVTESFSLVITLLTNDKKQADHFKRQTPTLNYYLENAKPVIESKLLMEQLRQKSLHDGLTGLYNRKFLEEFIDQVTHQAERQETKYGVLMLDIDFFKKVNDTYGHDVGDKFIKLLADTVKSIVRDSDIVARYGGEEFVVLLHESTPEGAIKVAEKIRTVFAEKSIYINGEHVKKSISIGVAFFPSEAETIREAIKHADVALYKAKERGRNRVIVFEQSMFKENSY from the coding sequence ATGGATACTAATCGTAAACTTTTTCTTTTTACTACAACTCTGCTATTACTTTTTTCAATTGCAATTATGATAAATGCAGGAATAAACTTTAGACAGTATGCATATAAAAATGCAATTGAAAAATCAAAAATGACTGCTGAAATTGTTCGTGACGGACTTACTGCCCATATGATAAATGGCATTATGGACAAACGAGCTTTCTTTCTTCGTTCAATTGCAAATACAAAAGATGTTAAAAATCTTTGGATTATCCGTGCTAAAAGTGTAATTGACCAGTTTGGTGAAGGGCTTAGTAACGAACATCCGCGTGATGAAATAGATAGAAAAGTTCTTAAAACAGGTGAAGCTGTACGTAAAATTTTTGAAACAACAGATGTAGCAATTTTAAGAGTAACTATTCCATACAAAGCATCTGCATACAGTGAACCAAACTGTTTGGAGTGTCATAATGTAAAAGAGGGAGAAACCTTAGGTGCAATTAGTTTAGAGTTTGATATAAGTGATGTTCGTAAAGAAGGTATATTTACCCTGCTTAAAATTGCCGCTATTACTTTAGTATTTATTCTAATTGCTATGCTTGCTGTTAAAATTCTATTCAGACCTTACTTAGAATTTTTTAATAATCTTCAAGAGTCTTTAAAAAGAGCTCGTAATGGTGACTTTAGTCTAAAAGTTACTACTAATATTCAGACAAAAGATATTAGGCTTGTCGCTGACCTTTATAACCAGTTAATTGAAAAATTCCAAAATACAATAGGTACTATTGAACAAAAACTAGCAATTTTATTAAAAAATAGTCAAACAAACTGTTCTGATCCTCTTGAAAAATCATCTAATACTATTGATATGCTATCAAAAATTCATCACTTTAAAAATACTATTGAACTTGACAAATCACTACCTCAAATTTATAACAGAATTGCTCATATTATTCGTCAAATTATGGAAACTGAAAACTTTATTATTTACAATGTAGAAAGTAAAGATAATACAAGAGAAATAGCATATAGCAATCTTGACAAACCTGTATGTGAAGTTTCAACTTTTAAGAATGCTAGCAAATGTAGAGCTTTTAGAACTATGAATATTGTTCTTTCTGATCAATTCCCAGAACTTTGCCCTTATTTTTGCGGAGACTTCAAATATTATCACTGTATTCCTTATCAAGTTACAGAAAGCTTCAGTTTAGTCATTACTCTTTTAACTAATGACAAAAAACAAGCTGATCATTTTAAGCGACAAACTCCTACTCTTAATTACTATTTAGAAAATGCCAAGCCTGTTATTGAAAGCAAACTTTTAATGGAACAACTTCGTCAAAAATCTTTACATGATGGTTTAACAGGTCTTTATAATAGAAAATTCTTAGAAGAGTTTATTGACCAAGTTACTCATCAAGCTGAACGTCAAGAAACTAAATATGGTGTTCTTATGCTTGATATTGACTTCTTTAAAAAGGTTAATGACACTTATGGGCATGATGTTGGAGATAAATTCATAAAGCTTCTTGCCGATACTGTTAAATCTATTGTCAGAGATTCAGATATTGTTGCTAGATATGGTGGTGAAGAGTTTGTTGTTCTTCTTCATGAAAGTACTCCTGAAGGTGCTATTAAAGTAGCTGAAAAAATTCGTACTGTTTTTGCTGAAAAATCTATCTATATTAATGGTGAACATGTTAAAAAAAGCATCTCTATTGGTGTAGCTTTTTTCCCTAGTGAAGCTGAAACCATTAGAGAAGCAATCAAACATGCTGATGTCGCTCTTTATAAAGCAAAAGAGAGAGGTCGTAATCGTGTTATTGTCTTTGAACAATCTATGTTTAAAGAAAATAGCTACTGA
- a CDS encoding HDOD domain-containing protein — MVEKIIKKIKSLPPLPESIQRVREICEDPEGTIKDLIPVVKQDPMFTADILKAANSPLYGFSRQITSIDQAVSLFGMGTIQGFAVSYAMRKNFPMDLSTYGISSNNFMTVSTMQNALTSLWGKSQVTAHNAEMVTLSLLMELGKLVAVIVLSEENKADEFQSEISKARTFNDILTIEKKFLSIPSEWIVALMFKHWKYNETMIDIMQNIVNPKKADDKIRKNTQILRVVKEALPLTSPLSEESIQAAYEKAEEYGLDSQNLKKAIESLKTS, encoded by the coding sequence ATGGTTGAAAAAATAATTAAAAAAATAAAATCTCTTCCTCCTCTACCAGAAAGCATTCAAAGAGTTAGAGAAATATGTGAAGATCCAGAGGGAACAATTAAAGATTTAATACCAGTAGTAAAACAAGACCCAATGTTTACTGCAGATATTTTAAAAGCTGCTAATTCTCCACTATACGGATTCAGTAGACAAATAACATCAATTGATCAGGCAGTTTCACTGTTTGGAATGGGTACAATTCAGGGTTTTGCCGTCTCTTATGCTATGCGTAAAAACTTTCCTATGGATCTTTCAACATATGGAATATCATCAAATAACTTTATGACTGTTTCAACTATGCAAAATGCACTAACAAGTTTGTGGGGAAAATCACAAGTTACTGCACATAATGCAGAAATGGTAACACTATCTTTACTTATGGAGCTTGGTAAACTGGTAGCTGTCATAGTTTTAAGTGAAGAAAATAAAGCTGACGAGTTTCAGTCAGAAATCTCAAAAGCTAGAACTTTTAATGACATTTTAACTATTGAAAAGAAGTTTTTATCTATTCCTAGTGAATGGATTGTTGCGCTTATGTTCAAACACTGGAAATACAATGAAACAATGATAGATATTATGCAAAATATTGTTAATCCTAAAAAAGCAGATGATAAAATAAGAAAAAATACACAAATTTTAAGAGTAGTCAAAGAAGCTCTTCCTTTAACATCTCCTCTATCGGAAGAGAGTATTCAAGCAGCATATGAAAAAGCTGAAGAGTATGGGCTAGATTCTCAAAACTTGAAAAAAGCAATTGAATCATTAAAAACAAGTTAA
- a CDS encoding divergent polysaccharide deacetylase family protein, with the protein MTKRKSPQKSRKTVVKKRKKSTKSKSAMTIVLIGLILILVIALFTGVAGWIGYEAGKEKASKSYENQVEQYKNDLEKLRKKLDNTSSFLEKKEKSEPKKVSKSLDLSEIKDYVEAAEHSKKSTTRQKKSIVKKEIKTDRPKLVIIIDDVGSRAQLKAIKSLPWKITPSIFPPTRRHPNTSKLAANLQHYMIHLPMEALNYKYEEDGTLKVQSSESQIDTKVKKLRQLFPNANYINNHTGSRFTSDIISMERFFLIAKQYGFYFVDSRTTPKTVVPMVCKSFNEPYLARDIFLDNKADIGYIKNQLRKAVKIAKKHGYAIAIGHPHSITFKALASSGNILKNVDVVYIDEIYYSLSN; encoded by the coding sequence ATGACAAAACGTAAATCTCCTCAAAAAAGCAGAAAAACAGTAGTAAAAAAAAGGAAAAAAAGTACTAAGTCCAAAAGTGCTATGACAATAGTACTAATTGGTCTTATTCTTATTTTAGTTATTGCTCTTTTTACTGGTGTTGCAGGCTGGATAGGTTATGAGGCAGGAAAAGAAAAAGCTTCAAAATCATATGAAAATCAGGTAGAACAGTATAAAAATGATTTAGAAAAATTACGAAAAAAGTTAGATAATACCTCTTCTTTTTTAGAAAAAAAAGAGAAAAGTGAGCCTAAAAAAGTCTCTAAATCTTTAGATTTGTCAGAAATTAAAGATTATGTTGAAGCTGCTGAACACAGTAAGAAAAGCACAACCAGACAAAAAAAATCAATTGTAAAAAAAGAGATAAAAACTGATAGACCAAAATTGGTTATTATTATAGATGATGTTGGTTCTAGAGCACAACTTAAAGCAATTAAATCTTTACCGTGGAAAATAACCCCATCAATTTTTCCTCCTACAAGGCGACATCCAAATACTTCTAAATTAGCTGCTAACTTACAACATTATATGATTCATTTGCCTATGGAAGCACTAAATTATAAGTACGAAGAGGATGGTACTTTAAAAGTTCAAAGTAGTGAATCACAAATTGATACAAAAGTAAAAAAATTACGTCAACTTTTTCCAAACGCTAACTATATTAATAACCATACAGGTAGTCGTTTTACATCAGATATTATTTCAATGGAGAGATTTTTCTTAATTGCAAAACAGTATGGTTTTTATTTTGTAGACAGTAGAACTACTCCAAAAACTGTTGTTCCTATGGTATGCAAAAGTTTCAATGAACCATATTTAGCAAGAGATATTTTTCTTGATAACAAAGCTGATATAGGTTACATAAAGAATCAATTAAGAAAAGCTGTAAAAATAGCTAAAAAACATGGTTATGCAATAGCAATAGGTCATCCACATTCAATAACTTTTAAAGCGTTAGCCAGTTCAGGTAATATTTTGAAAAATGTAGATGTTGTCTATATTGATGAAATTTATTATAGTCTTAGTAATTAA
- a CDS encoding DNA-processing protein DprA, whose product MPFLLDKHITEFKYMKSYPKHIYYRGDEDLLNRQKVSVVGTRRPSGYTKSIVMQITSSLASRGVVIVSGAAMGVDAVAHNGAGYSSTIAVMGCGIKHRYPKINSNLIESIETKGGLVLSQFDPDFIATPWSFVVRNELVVALGEVLIVAEADLNSGTMRSVEYAKKMGKPIFVIPHRLGESKGTNALLESKDAEAIYDIDKFVSSFGVLSKSQKEDTFIQYCRKSPSYEDAMKKFGQKVFEAELEGIIAVKDGRIVIL is encoded by the coding sequence ATGCCATTTTTATTAGATAAACATATTACAGAATTTAAATATATGAAGAGTTACCCAAAACATATATATTATAGAGGGGATGAAGATTTATTGAATAGACAAAAGGTATCTGTTGTTGGAACAAGAAGACCAAGCGGATATACCAAAAGTATTGTTATGCAAATTACTTCATCTTTGGCAAGCAGAGGTGTTGTCATTGTAAGTGGTGCAGCTATGGGAGTAGATGCAGTTGCTCACAATGGTGCTGGTTATAGTAGTACAATTGCAGTGATGGGTTGTGGAATAAAACATAGATATCCTAAAATAAATAGTAATTTAATAGAATCTATTGAGACAAAAGGCGGCTTAGTTTTAAGTCAGTTTGATCCAGATTTTATTGCTACCCCTTGGAGTTTTGTAGTTAGGAATGAATTGGTTGTTGCTTTGGGAGAAGTCCTTATAGTAGCAGAAGCTGATCTAAATAGTGGAACTATGAGAAGTGTAGAGTATGCAAAAAAGATGGGAAAACCAATATTTGTAATTCCTCACAGATTAGGTGAGAGCAAAGGTACAAATGCTTTATTAGAGTCTAAAGATGCTGAAGCAATATATGATATTGATAAGTTTGTAAGTAGTTTTGGTGTTTTAAGTAAGTCACAAAAAGAAGATACATTTATACAATATTGTAGAAAGTCACCCTCGTATGAGGATGCTATGAAGAAATTTGGTCAAAAAGTATTTGAAGCAGAGTTAGAAGGTATTATAGCAGTCAAAGATGGACGCATTGTTATTTTATAA
- the tatC gene encoding twin-arginine translocase subunit TatC produces MFDDLKPHIAELRKRLAYSIGALFVAFFVAFYFYEPILEWMTLPLKEVLPDDSYMIATGVPEVFFTAVKVSLFSGFLLALPFILYQFWLFIAPGLYEHEKKYVWPFVFFASGMFFLGAAFAYYIVVPYGFAFLVNFAEQIVTVAPKINEYVGFFTKIMIGFGIAFELPVITLFLALLGLVDDHTLKSFFKYAIILIFVLAALLTPPDVVTQLLMAIPLIILYGVSILIAKIVNPYKPLDDEEEETE; encoded by the coding sequence ATGTTTGATGATCTCAAACCGCATATTGCTGAACTAAGAAAACGTCTGGCATACTCTATTGGTGCTCTGTTTGTCGCTTTTTTTGTTGCTTTTTACTTTTATGAACCTATTCTTGAATGGATGACACTACCTCTTAAAGAGGTCCTTCCAGATGATTCATATATGATTGCAACAGGTGTACCAGAGGTATTTTTCACAGCTGTTAAAGTATCTCTTTTTAGCGGATTTTTACTGGCACTTCCATTTATTCTCTATCAGTTTTGGTTATTTATAGCCCCTGGATTATATGAGCATGAAAAAAAATATGTCTGGCCTTTTGTATTTTTTGCATCAGGTATGTTTTTTTTAGGTGCAGCTTTTGCATACTACATTGTAGTTCCTTACGGTTTTGCATTTCTTGTTAACTTTGCAGAGCAGATCGTTACTGTTGCACCTAAAATTAACGAGTATGTAGGCTTTTTTACAAAGATAATGATAGGATTTGGTATAGCATTTGAGTTACCTGTTATTACTCTCTTCTTGGCACTGCTTGGTCTTGTAGATGATCATACACTAAAAAGCTTTTTTAAATATGCAATTATTCTTATATTTGTTCTAGCAGCCCTCTTAACCCCGCCTGACGTAGTTACACAGTTATTGATGGCTATACCACTTATCATTTTATATGGTGTTTCCATACTGATAGCAAAAATTGTAAACCCATATAAACCACTTGATGATGAGGAAGAAGAGACTGAGTAG
- a CDS encoding ribonuclease R family protein, with protein sequence MKSFLTRIAKGAYKTDIEKEYKPLLEELLRERIVKEIGEKVQLDSKYRAGIVDLLPSGTAFLELIGAKGRDLLIEFQNLNGAKNGDYVIVKRIFGKPGRPSARVVKVVQPAFVYAVGYIKSTESGLQPFHIKTDLPMELKSSIEKLSEHTVFQVDNRTSEITQILGNLNDPKVDEKISLAIFNKQEQFSKEAETEALSWGDSVDASLYPDRTDLRHLPFCTIDPVDAKDFDDAIYWDEKNHTLYVAIADVSSYVTPDCAIDKEARSRGFSIYFPHKSIPMLPRALSENICSLKPNVDRLAYVCKLELDIETLNVKKHSFFEAIIRSRRRYNYDEIDAYLENGIESAKEDDKETLSFIFPLKEITDRLRAERLKRGYDFRSTEVRMTLDDDQNLISTRMESSTPSHGLIEDCMLLANKAAAEHFDYGIFRVHEPPSPERIEKLVDELGKIGIFVDESESDFHSLVLALQKEAREKGVEPYVDQLIIQTQKQAGYSAENIGHFGLGFERYTHFTSPIRRYSDLTLHRLLKAILANDEKKREYILRNIEPLCIKISELEREATRVEWDFMARKYARWADANRDTTLHAVVIEASQIPAATTDKDILGMRIFCDKSDLLLFDRIEANVNTVHLAQAKIFVHVESTKHLFDNDEF encoded by the coding sequence ATGAAATCTTTTCTAACCCGCATTGCAAAAGGTGCATACAAAACTGACATTGAAAAAGAGTATAAGCCACTACTTGAAGAGCTATTACGTGAGCGTATTGTCAAAGAGATTGGTGAAAAAGTACAACTAGACTCAAAATATCGTGCGGGAATAGTAGACTTACTTCCATCTGGAACTGCATTTTTAGAGCTAATTGGAGCAAAAGGAAGAGATCTTCTCATAGAGTTTCAAAATTTAAATGGTGCAAAAAATGGTGATTATGTAATTGTAAAACGTATATTTGGTAAACCTGGAAGACCAAGTGCAAGAGTAGTAAAAGTAGTTCAGCCTGCATTTGTATATGCTGTAGGTTATATAAAAAGTACTGAGTCAGGTCTACAGCCATTTCACATTAAAACAGACCTTCCTATGGAGCTTAAAAGTTCTATAGAAAAACTCTCAGAACATACTGTTTTTCAAGTAGACAACCGTACATCTGAAATTACTCAAATTTTAGGAAATCTAAATGATCCTAAGGTTGATGAAAAAATATCTTTGGCTATATTCAACAAACAAGAGCAATTTAGCAAAGAGGCTGAAACAGAAGCTTTAAGCTGGGGAGACAGTGTAGATGCATCGCTATATCCTGATCGTACAGATCTAAGACATTTACCATTTTGTACGATAGATCCGGTTGATGCAAAAGATTTTGATGATGCAATATACTGGGATGAAAAAAACCATACTCTTTATGTTGCTATTGCTGATGTAAGCAGCTATGTTACACCAGATTGTGCTATAGATAAAGAGGCAAGAAGCAGAGGATTTTCAATCTATTTTCCGCATAAATCTATTCCAATGCTTCCAAGAGCTTTAAGTGAAAATATCTGTTCACTTAAACCTAATGTTGACCGACTTGCATATGTTTGTAAACTAGAGCTTGATATTGAGACATTAAATGTAAAAAAACATAGTTTCTTTGAAGCTATCATACGCTCAAGAAGACGCTACAACTATGATGAAATTGATGCTTACCTTGAAAATGGCATAGAGTCTGCAAAAGAGGACGACAAAGAGACGCTATCTTTTATTTTTCCACTTAAAGAGATAACTGATAGATTACGTGCTGAAAGACTAAAACGAGGATACGATTTTAGATCAACAGAAGTTAGAATGACACTTGATGATGATCAAAACCTTATTTCAACACGTATGGAATCTTCAACCCCTTCTCATGGTCTCATAGAAGATTGTATGCTTTTGGCAAACAAAGCTGCTGCAGAACATTTTGATTATGGAATTTTCCGCGTTCATGAGCCTCCAAGTCCAGAGAGAATTGAAAAACTGGTTGATGAACTTGGCAAAATTGGAATATTTGTTGACGAGAGTGAAAGCGATTTTCACTCACTTGTATTGGCTCTTCAAAAAGAGGCTAGAGAAAAAGGTGTAGAACCTTATGTAGATCAGCTTATCATTCAAACACAAAAACAAGCAGGTTACAGTGCAGAAAACATAGGTCACTTTGGGCTTGGTTTTGAACGATACACCCACTTTACATCTCCAATAAGAAGATACTCTGACCTTACTCTTCATAGACTGCTTAAAGCTATACTAGCAAATGATGAGAAAAAAAGAGAGTATATATTGCGAAATATTGAACCTCTGTGCATAAAAATAAGTGAACTTGAGCGTGAAGCAACCCGTGTTGAGTGGGATTTTATGGCAAGAAAATATGCAAGATGGGCTGATGCCAACAGAGATACTACACTGCATGCAGTTGTCATAGAAGCATCACAAATTCCAGCAGCAACAACTGATAAAGATATTTTAGGAATGAGAATTTTTTGTGATAAAAGTGATCTTCTTTTATTTGATCGTATTGAAGCAAATGTTAATACTGTCCATTTAGCTCAAGCAAAAATATTTGTCCATGTAGAGTCTACAAAACACCTTTTCGATAATGATGAATTTTGA
- the ruvX gene encoding Holliday junction resolvase RuvX, with protein MKIAAIDIGLKRIGTAICVDGSTAIPQPPILRKNRKQAATDVTNFLKEWNIDLLVVGFPKDGKSAEEMQRRIKHFVGLLNFNGEVIYVDEFNSSIEAAERMKGVTRQRKDGRLDSIAAQLILERFLFKKEVSQ; from the coding sequence TTGAAAATTGCTGCAATAGATATTGGACTTAAAAGAATAGGAACTGCAATATGTGTAGATGGTTCAACAGCAATTCCACAACCTCCAATTTTAAGAAAAAATCGTAAACAGGCTGCAACTGATGTAACAAATTTTTTAAAAGAGTGGAATATTGATCTCTTGGTTGTAGGTTTTCCTAAAGATGGAAAAAGTGCTGAAGAGATGCAAAGACGAATAAAACATTTTGTAGGGTTGCTTAACTTTAATGGAGAAGTAATCTATGTTGACGAATTTAATAGTAGTATAGAAGCTGCAGAGCGAATGAAAGGAGTTACTCGTCAGCGGAAAGATGGACGGCTTGACTCTATTGCCGCCCAGCTTATATTGGAGAGATTTTTATTTAAAAAAGAAGTTTCTCAGTAG
- the queA gene encoding tRNA preQ1(34) S-adenosylmethionine ribosyltransferase-isomerase QueA, whose product MSKELKTESYDYTLPPELIATEPAEPRDSARLLVVDRKSGKVAHTIFSDIFSFLPQESAIIYNNTKVIKARLFGKKSSGGKIELLINKQLDANRYNVLIRGKVKEDTQLIFDENLYAKVLQLCDDGSRVVSFYDQNDRLIKFEELLQHLDRLGHIPLPPYMQREDSKEDEKNYQPVFAKYEGAVAAPTASLHFTDKLFEKMQQNYTTSPITLHVGAGTFKPVEADIITDHPMHSEYYDIPLQTKKIIDSDTPITAIGTTVTRTIEYYARSGKPFGECDLFLHPKNKPIRVNHLLTNFHLPKSTLIMLVSSFLGIEMTMKVYNLAIKERYRFYSYGDAMLII is encoded by the coding sequence GTGTCAAAAGAGTTAAAAACTGAAAGTTATGACTATACCCTGCCGCCGGAACTGATTGCTACAGAACCGGCAGAACCAAGAGACAGTGCAAGACTTCTTGTAGTAGATCGCAAAAGCGGAAAAGTCGCTCATACAATTTTTAGTGATATTTTTTCATTTCTTCCGCAAGAATCTGCAATAATTTACAATAATACAAAAGTGATTAAAGCTAGACTTTTTGGAAAAAAGTCAAGTGGTGGCAAAATAGAACTGCTGATAAACAAACAACTTGATGCTAACAGATATAATGTACTTATTAGAGGTAAAGTAAAAGAAGATACTCAACTGATATTTGATGAAAACCTTTATGCAAAAGTTTTACAACTTTGTGATGATGGTAGCAGAGTTGTAAGTTTTTACGATCAAAATGACAGATTGATTAAATTTGAAGAACTTCTACAACATCTTGACAGACTAGGACATATTCCACTGCCACCTTATATGCAGCGTGAAGATTCAAAAGAGGATGAAAAAAATTATCAGCCTGTATTTGCAAAATATGAAGGAGCCGTTGCTGCACCTACCGCATCTTTACATTTCACAGACAAGTTATTTGAAAAAATGCAGCAAAACTATACAACCTCTCCAATAACACTACATGTTGGAGCAGGCACATTTAAGCCTGTTGAGGCAGACATTATAACAGACCATCCAATGCATAGCGAATATTATGATATTCCTTTACAAACTAAAAAAATTATTGACTCAGACACTCCTATTACTGCTATTGGAACTACAGTAACAAGAACAATAGAGTATTATGCAAGATCAGGCAAACCATTTGGAGAGTGTGATCTCTTTTTACATCCTAAGAACAAACCAATTAGAGTAAACCATCTTTTAACAAACTTTCATTTACCAAAATCTACACTTATTATGCTGGTTTCATCATTTTTAGGGATTGAAATGACGATGAAAGTATATAATTTAGCTATAAAAGAGAGATACCGTTTTTATAGTTATGGTGATGCAATGTTGATAATTTAA
- the ilvC gene encoding ketol-acid reductoisomerase yields the protein MALNVYYDKDCDLSIIQSKKVAMIGFGSQGHAHAENLRDSGVEVVVGLRKGGSSWKKAEAKGFKVLEVADAVKEADVVMILLPDETQAAVYKNEIAPNLKSGATIAFGHGFNIHYGRIQPAADINVMMVAPKAPGHTVRSEFVKGGGIPDLIAVEQDPSGNTKELALSYASAIGGGRTGIIETTFKDETETDLFGEQAVLCGGVSALIQAGFETLVEAGYPEEMAYFECLHEMKLIVDLIFEGGIEDMRYSISNTAEYGDMVSGPRVINDESRKAMKEILKEIQNGKFAKDFILEGQAGYPRMNAERKNLHNHPVEVTGRRLRAMMPWIKANKIVDQETN from the coding sequence ATGGCATTGAATGTATATTATGACAAAGATTGTGATCTTTCTATAATTCAATCAAAAAAAGTTGCAATGATAGGATTTGGAAGCCAGGGACATGCTCACGCAGAAAACTTAAGAGATAGCGGTGTAGAAGTAGTTGTTGGACTTAGAAAAGGCGGAAGCAGCTGGAAGAAAGCAGAAGCAAAAGGTTTTAAAGTTCTTGAAGTAGCAGATGCTGTAAAAGAGGCAGATGTTGTGATGATTCTTCTTCCAGATGAGACTCAAGCAGCTGTATATAAAAATGAGATTGCTCCAAATCTAAAAAGCGGTGCAACAATTGCATTTGGTCATGGATTTAACATCCACTATGGACGCATTCAGCCTGCAGCTGACATCAATGTTATGATGGTAGCTCCTAAAGCACCTGGACATACTGTACGCAGTGAGTTTGTTAAAGGTGGTGGTATTCCTGACTTGATTGCTGTTGAGCAAGATCCAAGTGGAAATACAAAAGAGTTGGCTCTATCTTACGCTTCTGCAATTGGTGGTGGTCGCACTGGAATTATTGAAACAACTTTCAAAGATGAGACTGAAACTGACCTTTTTGGTGAGCAAGCAGTACTTTGTGGTGGTGTAAGTGCTCTTATTCAAGCAGGTTTTGAAACACTTGTTGAAGCAGGGTATCCTGAAGAGATGGCATACTTTGAGTGCTTGCATGAGATGAAACTTATTGTTGATCTAATTTTTGAAGGTGGTATCGAAGATATGCGATACTCAATTTCAAATACTGCAGAGTATGGAGATATGGTAAGCGGACCTCGTGTTATCAATGATGAGAGCCGTAAAGCTATGAAAGAGATCTTAAAAGAGATCCAAAATGGTAAGTTTGCAAAAGATTTCATTCTTGAGGGACAAGCTGGTTATCCTCGTATGAATGCAGAGCGAAAAAATCTTCACAACCATCCAGTTGAAGTAACAGGACGACGCTTGCGTGCAATGATGCCTTGGATTAAAGCAAACAAAATAGTAGATCAAGAAACTAACTAA
- the tatB gene encoding Sec-independent protein translocase protein TatB has translation MFGMGLSEIFFIIVIAILFLGPDKLPDAMVQIAKFFKSIKRTVNDAKSSFEEELKISELKEEAFRYKKQLDEATQKLERVRSMDITSLDDLTETVEDVKKSENRLEAEAQEIKEKIEPKREVVTFPKKPKTPLKKDDNV, from the coding sequence ATGTTTGGCATGGGACTTAGCGAAATATTTTTTATTATTGTAATTGCCATACTGTTTCTTGGGCCAGACAAACTGCCCGATGCAATGGTACAGATAGCAAAGTTTTTTAAAAGTATAAAGCGTACTGTTAATGATGCAAAAAGCTCATTTGAAGAAGAGCTTAAAATAAGTGAGTTAAAGGAAGAGGCTTTCAGATATAAAAAGCAGTTAGATGAAGCTACACAAAAGCTTGAACGAGTCAGAAGCATGGATATAACTTCACTGGATGACTTAACTGAAACAGTTGAAGATGTTAAAAAATCTGAAAATAGACTTGAAGCTGAAGCTCAAGAGATTAAAGAGAAAATTGAGCCTAAACGAGAAGTAGTTACTTTTCCAAAGAAACCAAAGACCCCTTTAAAAAAGGATGACAATGTTTGA